GTAAAAAAATTGGGATACCAGAGGAAAAGTTGATTTTTGAATTAAACAAATTGCAATCAAGAGGGATTATTATTCTTGAGCCACTTCCAGATAAAATATTCATAAGACTTATAAGATTTGATATAAGATTTGTTGGGAGAAGAAGGCAATATAAGTTTATAAAAAAGAAGAAAATAAAATTTAAGGAGGAAAAGGAAAAGAAAGATGATATGATGTATTCATAGCAAATCAATTTCCTCTATCAAGCCAAGATATTCTTTGCCCCTGCAAACGGCAACAACCTCACTCTCCTCCATAATTTTTATTATTTCTTCTCCCGCTTCATTTTCCCCGCATATCGGAACTTCTCTAACCAATCCTGTTAATGATGTTTCAAGTAGAGATGTTTTCTCCGGGTGGTAATCCTTTGCTTTTTCTTTCGTTGAAATAATTGGCAAAATTTCCCTTATACCTATTACTCCAGAAAATTTTTTCTCAGATAAAACTGGTATGAATTTTCTATTGCTATTTCTCATAATATTTATTATTTCGCCCACCTTATTTCTCTCCTCAACAGGTTGCACATATTTCATTAATTCCTTAGCAGTTTTTCCTATACCAGTAATCTTAAGAATATCAATCAGTCTTACATAACCAATTATTTCTTTTTCTGATGTAACAATCAGTTTATCAACACCGCTATTGACCATTACGCTTTTTGCTTTTTGTGCAGAATATGTCGCATCTATTTTTGGAACACCAACAACAAAGTTTTTTATTCTCTCATTTCCCATTATTTTACTTTTTATCAAATTTCTTTCATCTATTATTCCAATCGCTTTTTTATCTTTTGT
The sequence above is drawn from the Thermoplasmatales archaeon genome and encodes:
- a CDS encoding CBS domain-containing protein, with translation MIKEIVRKDFKLIEENEDIRKIFGYIYREGEFPIVTKDKKAIGIIDERNLIKSKIMGNERIKNFVVGVPKIDATYSAQKAKSVMVNSGVDKLIVTSEKEIIGYVRLIDILKITGIGKTAKELMKYVQPVEERNKVGEIINIMRNSNRKFIPVLSEKKFSGVIGIREILPIISTKEKAKDYHPEKTSLLETSLTGLVREVPICGENEAGEEIIKIMEESEVVAVCRGKEYLGLIEEIDLL
- a CDS encoding winged helix-turn-helix transcriptional regulator, whose protein sequence is MDIEIGTIEERIIKILQEKYPITAAELSKKIGIPEEKLIFELNKLQSRGIIILEPLPDKIFIRLIRFDIRFVGRRRQYKFIKKKKIKFKEEKEKKDDMMYS